The window CCGGCCTGGCGCTCGTGTTCCTCCTGATGCGCACCTTCGCCTCCGGTTGCGCGGCCCTGACCGGCGTGGAGGCGATCGCGAACGGCGTCCCCGCGTTCCGGGAGCCGAAGAGCCGCAACGCCGCGACCACGCTCCTGGTGATGGGTGCGCTCGCGGTCTCGATGTTCGCGGGCCTGATCCTGCTCGGGCAGCAGTCGGACCTGCGGGTCGCCGAGCACCCGGCGACGGAGATCCTCATCGACGGCGCGCCCGCGGGGCCGGACTACCACCAGGACCCGATCATCGCCCAGGTCGCGGCGGCGGTCTTCGGCGACGGGTCCTTCGCCTTCGTCTACCTCGCGGCCGTGACTGCGCTGATCCTGTTCTTCGCCGCGAACACCGCCTACAACGGCTTCCCGCTGCTCGCCTCGGTCCTGGCGCACGACCACTACCTGCCACGGCAGCTCCGCCAGCGCGGGGACCGCCTCGCGTACAGCAACGGCATCGTCCTGCTCGCGGTGGCGGCCGGCGCCCTGGTCTACGCCTTCGACGCCGACGTCACACGCCTGATCCAGCTGTACATCATCGGCGTCTTCGTCTCGTTCACCCTCGGCCAGACCGGGATGGTGCGGCACTGGACGCGGCTGCTCCGCACCGAGACGAAGCCCGCCCGCCGGTCGCGGATGGTCCGTGCGCGGGTGATCAACTCCGTCGGGCTGTTCTTCACCGGAGCGGTGCTCGTCATCGTGCTCGTGACGAAGTTCACCCACGGTGCGTACCTGGTGCTGATCGCGATGCCGATCCTGTTCGCCGGCATGAAGGGCATCCGGCGCCACTACGACCAGCTCGTCGACGAGCTCACGCCCCCACCCGCCGGGGTGACGCTCCCCAGCCGGATCCACAGCATCGTCCTGATCTCGCGCCTCCACACACCCGCGCTGCGAGCGCTCGCCTTCGCCCGCGCCACCCGGCCGGACACCCTGACGGCGCTGACCGTGCAGATCTCGCCCGCGGCCACGCGCGCGCTGCTCGAGGACTGGGCCCGCCGCGACATCCCGGTCCCGCTGACGGTGCTGGACTCGCCGTACCGCGACGTCATCGGCTCGATCGTCGAGTACGTCCGGGCGCAACGCCGCGAGAGCCCGCGTGACGTCGTCTGCGTGTTCATCCCCGAATACGTCGTCGGTCACTGGTGGGAGCAACTTCTCCACAACCAGACCGCGCTGCGACTCAAGGCTCGGCTGCTGTTCCAGCCGGGGGTGATGGTCACGAGCGTCCCGTGGCAACTCGGGTCGGCGGAGGGTCGCGAGGCGCGCCGTGCGCCGGTTGCCTGACGGGGTGTGAGACTGATTCCCGTGCCGGACGACGGACCCGCGAGCAGCGCGGGAGCGGGACTGCCCCGCACTCGGCGGTGGGCCGCCCTCGCCGCAGCGGCCGCGGTGCTGCCGGCGATGACGGCCGTCATGGTCCGGGTGCGCGAGAACCTGGACCTCGAGAGCGTCCTGCTGCTCTACGTCCTCGCGGTCGTGCTGACCTCGCTCCTCGGGGGCGTGCTGCCGGCCGTGCTCGCGGCGGGCGCCGCCCTGCTGCTCGCCACCCACTGGTTCACCGAGCCGTACGGGGACTGGGACGTCACACACCGCCTCGACGCCATCGCGCTCGTCACGTTCGCGCTCGTCGCCGTCGGAGTCAGCGTGACCGTCGAGCTCGCGGCCCGGGCGCGCGTCGCGGCGGTCCGCGAGCGCGTCGAGGCGGATCTGCTCTCGCGCGTGACCTCCGGCCCGGTCCGGGAGACCTCGCTGACGGATCTTCTCGCCCAGGTCCGCGACACCTTCGGCATGACCTCGGTGGCACTGGTCGCCGGCGCCGGGACCGAGTCGGCCCGAACCGTCGGCCTGGTCGGCCCGGCGCTGACCGGACCACCGGTCATCGCGGCCGACGCCGGGGACGGGCTGCGGCTGGTCGCCGCCGGCCCGGAGCACCTCGCCGCCGACCGCCGCCTGTTCGGCCGCCTCGCCGGGGCGGCGGCGCGGGCCTGGGACGCCCAGCGGCTGGCGGAGGAGGCCGCCCAGGAGGCGGCCCGGGCGCGGGACCTCGCCGAGGTGGACCAGCTCCGCTCGGCACTGCTGGCCGCGGTGGGGCACGACCTGCGCACCCCGCTGGCCGGGATCAAGGCGGCGGTGTCCAGCCTCCGCGCGCCGGACGTCGCGTTCGACGAGGGCGACCGCGCGGAACTGCTCGCCTCGATCGAGGAATCCGCCGACCGCCTCGACGGGCTCGTTGCGAACCTGCTGGCGATGAGCCGGCTCCAGGCGGGCGTGCTGTCGGTGCAG of the Sporichthya polymorpha DSM 43042 genome contains:
- a CDS encoding APC family permease; this encodes MTLLQSPKRLLLGSPLRSDRLGETLLRKRVALPIFASDPLSSVAYAPQEIFLVLSVAGVTYYSYSFWFAVAVAVLMATVVASYRQNVHAYPGGGGDYEVARRNLGEAGGLTVASALLVDYVLTVAVSVAAGVDNLASAVGAVGEHKVAVALGVITLLTLVNLRGVKEAGLAFALPTYAFIAGVLTLIAVGLTKAFVLGGDLRAPTAGYEIVAEHSELTGLALVFLLMRTFASGCAALTGVEAIANGVPAFREPKSRNAATTLLVMGALAVSMFAGLILLGQQSDLRVAEHPATEILIDGAPAGPDYHQDPIIAQVAAAVFGDGSFAFVYLAAVTALILFFAANTAYNGFPLLASVLAHDHYLPRQLRQRGDRLAYSNGIVLLAVAAGALVYAFDADVTRLIQLYIIGVFVSFTLGQTGMVRHWTRLLRTETKPARRSRMVRARVINSVGLFFTGAVLVIVLVTKFTHGAYLVLIAMPILFAGMKGIRRHYDQLVDELTPPPAGVTLPSRIHSIVLISRLHTPALRALAFARATRPDTLTALTVQISPAATRALLEDWARRDIPVPLTVLDSPYRDVIGSIVEYVRAQRRESPRDVVCVFIPEYVVGHWWEQLLHNQTALRLKARLLFQPGVMVTSVPWQLGSAEGREARRAPVA
- a CDS encoding sensor histidine kinase, with the protein product MPDDGPASSAGAGLPRTRRWAALAAAAAVLPAMTAVMVRVRENLDLESVLLLYVLAVVLTSLLGGVLPAVLAAGAALLLATHWFTEPYGDWDVTHRLDAIALVTFALVAVGVSVTVELAARARVAAVRERVEADLLSRVTSGPVRETSLTDLLAQVRDTFGMTSVALVAGAGTESARTVGLVGPALTGPPVIAADAGDGLRLVAAGPEHLAADRRLFGRLAGAAARAWDAQRLAEEAAQEAARARDLAEVDQLRSALLAAVGHDLRTPLAGIKAAVSSLRAPDVAFDEGDRAELLASIEESADRLDGLVANLLAMSRLQAGVLSVQLAPVALDEVVARVLLDGPRTAPVDVDVPDDLPHASTDAGLLERVVANLVDNACRFASAGTTVRVVGRATADRRALHLAVADHGPGVPSERWEEMFTPFQRLDDRHGPGVGLGLAIARGFAAAVGGTLEPSATEGGGLTMTLTLPATQNRAEQT